The Knoellia sp. S7-12 region CGCGGCTGCACGCTCCCTCACCACGCTCGCGCACGGGGGCCGAACGCCTCTCGCCGAAGGGCTGCTCAAGGCCTCCAAGGTGCTCGCGACCGAGAAGCTGCGCGACCCCAAGCGTCGCCCCCTGCTCGTCGTCGTCACGGACGGTCGAGCGACTGCTGGACCCGATGCTCTTGAGCGTTCGCGCACCGTCGCCGACGCGTGGGGACGGACCGGACACCAGTCGGTCGTCATCGACTGCGAGACCGGCCGATTCCGCCTCGGGCTCGCTGCCGATCTGGCCGCCCGTATGGGCGCCACCCATGTCCCGCTCGCCGAAGTGGCCGCCGGCGCCATCGTCGACACCGTGGCGACGGCGCGCGACGAGTGGCGTGCCGGTCGCGGCGGGAGGGCTGCCTGATGGCGCAGGGACAGGTCCCCGTCGAAGCTGCCGATGGGCTCACCACGCGGCAGCGCCGCAACCGCCCTCTGCTCCTGATCCACGGCGGCAAGGGCAAGGGCAAGTCGACGGCGGCGTTCGGGCTCGCGCTGCGCGGGTGGAGCCAGGGGTGGTCGATCGGTGTTTTCCAGTTCGTGAAGTCGGCGAAGTGGCGCATCGGTGAGCAGACGGCCCTCGAAGCACTGAACCGCATCCACGACGAGACCGGTGACGGCGGCCCCATCGAGTGGCACAAGATGGGCTCCGGCTGGTCCTGGTCGCGCAAGGCCGGGTCGGAGGAGGATCACGCTGCTGCCGCTCAAGAGGGGTGGGCCGAGATCCGTCGGCGCATCGAGGCCGAGACGCACGGGCTCTATGTCCTCGACGAGTTCACCTACGTCCTCAAGTGGGGTTGGGTCGACGTCGACGAGGTCGTGTCGGTGCTGAGCTCCCGGACCGGCTTCCAGCACGTCGTCATCACCGGGCGCGATCCGCACCCCAGCCTCATCGAGATCGCGGACGTCGTCACCGAGATGACCCAGATCAAGCACCCCTTCGAACAGGGCCAGAAGGGACAGAAGGGCATCGAGTGGTGAAGGTCCCGCGGCTCGTCATCGCCGCTGCTGCCTCGGGTCAGGGCAAGACGACGGTCGCCGTCGGTGTCATGGCAGCTCTGACGCGCGCCGGCCGGGTCGTTGCCGGCGCCAAGGTCGGGCCGGACTTCATCGATCCGGGCTATCACGCGTTGGCGACCGGCCGCCTCGGCCGCAACCTCGACCCCTGGTTGCAGGGCGAGGACCGCGTCCTCCCGTTGCTCGTCCACGGCGCTCAGAACCCCGCACCCTCCGACCTCACCGTCATCGAAGGTGTCATGGGGCTCTTCGACGGTCGGCTCGGCAGTGACGGGTGGGCCTCCACGGCACACCTCGCAACGCTGACCAGCAGCCCGGTCGTGGTCGTCATCGACATCTCGTCGGCTGCGCGCACGGTCGCGGCAGTCGTGCACGGCCTGAGGGGCTTTGATCCCCATGTCCACGTAGTCGGCGTGATTCTCAACAAGGCCGGGTCTTCGCGTCACGCCGACGAGGTCCGGCGCAGCGTCGAGCAGCTCGGCACACCGGTGCTGGGCGTGTTGCCGCGCGACGCGGGGGTGAGTGCGCCGTCCCGGCACCTCGGTCTCGTTCCCGCCGCCGAGCGCCCGGAGGCCGCAGCCGCGCTCGACCGGCTGGCTGAGCAGACCGCGGAATACGTCGATCTCGACGCTCTCGTCGAGATCGCCGCTGCCGCACCGGATCTCGACACTCCAGCGTGGTCCCCCGTCACGTCGGATGCACTCTCGACGAAGATCCCGCGGCGCGTGGCTGTTGCAGGTGGTCGGGCGTTCACATTCCGCTACGCCGAGACCGAGGAGCAGCTCCGGGCGCTCGGGTGCGAACCGGTGACCTTCGACCCGGCACTCGACACGACTCTCCCCGCGGGGGCAGAGGGCATCTATCTCGGTGGCGGCTTCCCCGAGGTCCACGCCGCCGCGCTCTCCACCAACGGGCGCCTGCTGGCCGATGTCCGCAACGCCGTTCTCTCCGGTGTGCCAACAGTCGCCGAGTGCGCGGGCCTGCTCTATCTCTCGCAGGCCGTCGACGGTCATGGTCTCGTCGGCGCCGTCCCCGCGACCGCCGCGATGCACCCGCGACTGACCCTTCGCTATGTCACCGCCATCGCTCCCGAGGACACCCTGCTCGGACCAGCCGGCACCCGCGTGCGCGGCCACGAGTTCCACCGCACGCAGACCACACCGAGCCGCGGCGACAACGCCGCGTGGCTGCTCGACGGTGCCCCGGAGGGTTGGTCGCTCGACCCCGCCGCGACGGGTGCACCGACGGTGCACGCGTCATATCTCCACACCCACTGGGCAGGTCACCCGGAGCTGGCGCTGAGCTTCGCCGAGGCTGTGCACGCCGGCCAATCCCGATCTGGTGCAGCCCTTTCCAGCATCGAGCCTGCGCCGCCGGCACTCGCCGAGCCCGAGGTCATGGACCCGCTCGAGCACCACGGAGACTCCGAGACCGACCCGGCGCTCGTCGACCTCGCTGTCAACGTCCGCCTCTCCACACCGCCCGCCTGGCTGGCACAGCGCCTGCGCGACACGATCGGCGACCTCGCGGCATACCCCGATGTTCGCGGCGCCCAAAGCGCGATCGCCCGCCGGCACGGAGTCGAACCGGACATGGTTCTGCCGACGAGTGGTGCCGCCGAGGCCTTCGTCCTCCTCGCCCAGATGACGCGAGCGAAGCGGCCGGTCATCGTGCACCCACAGTTCACCGAGCCGGAGGCCGCGCTGCGTCGGGCCGGGATCTCCCCCGAACGTGTCGTTCTCGACGCCAGCGACGGCTTCACTCTCACCCCGGACGCCGTGCCCGACGACGCCGACCTCGTCGTCATCGGCAACCCGACCAACCCCACCGGCGTGCTCCATTCGCGTGCCACCCTCGAGGAGTTGCGTCGGCCCGGGCGGTTGCTCGTGATCGATGAAGCGTTCATGGACACCGTTGCAGGAGAGCGTGACTCACTCATCTCCGCCGACATGGAGGGTGTGCTCATTCTCCGCTCGCTCACCAAGACCTGGGGCCTTGCAGGCCTACGAGCCGGGTATGCCGTCAGCTCGCCTTCGGTGATCGCCGACCTCTCGCGCCACCAGCCGCACTGGTCGGTGAGCACCCTCGCAGCCACCGTCATGGAGGCGACTGTCACTGCAGCAGCGCTCACTGAGGCCAAGGGCGCCGTCGCCGACACGACCCGCTGGCGGGAGCACCTGCTCGCCGGACTCCGCGCTCTCGGTCTGAGCCCTGTCGAGTCACGGACCTCGTTCGTCCTCGTCGAGGCCGGTGCCGGCGTGAGGGAGGAGATGCGAGCACGCGGTTATGCGTTGCGCCGGGGGGACACCTTCCCGGGGCTCGGGCCGCAATGGGTTCGCATCGCCGTGCGCGATCCCCAGACCATCGACGGCATGCTCCGTGAGCTCGCCACTGTCCTGACCTCGCAGGAGCGCACCGCATGAACCTGATGATGCCCACAGCAGCGTCACCCTTGGTCCTCATCACCGCTCCTGGCCCCCGCATCGCAGAGACCGTGCACGCGCTCACCGACCAGGGCGCTGTCGTCACCGTGGCTGCCACGGAGACGACCGACGCTGCCACCCGGGCCGCGCTCGACGACCTCGCTGGCCGTCGGCTGATCAGCATGGCGGCTGCACCGCGCATGGGTGACTTCGACATCGTCCTGCGCGACCCTCTGCCCAGCACCGCGACGGAGGCGTCACCGACACCAGCTTCGGGCGCGGGACGCGTGACGCTCGTGGGAGGCGGACCCGGGTCGGTCGACCTGCTCACCGTGGGCGGCCTGCGGGCAGTCCGCGAGGCCGACGTCATTGTCTGCGACCGGCTCGCCCCGCTGTCCGTGCTCTCGGAAGCGCGCTGCGACGTCGAGGTCATCCATGTCGGCAAGATCCCGCGCGGTGCCTTCACTCCGCAGGAGTCCATCAACGCCCTCCTCGTCGAACACGCCCTGGCCGGCAAACACGTCGTACGCCTCAAGGGCGGCGACAGCTTCGTCTTCGGTCGCGGAGGCGAGGAGTGGAACGCCTGCGTCGCACACGGCATACCCGTCGAAGTTGTCCCGGGAGTCTCGTCGGCCGTCGCAGTCCCGGCCCTCGCCGGGATCCCGCTCACCCACCGCGGCCTGACGCAGGGCTTCGTCGTCGTCTCGGGTCACGTCGGCCCCAAGGACGAGCGCAACGAGGCCGACTGGGGTGCGCTCGCCCGCAGTGGCCTCACGATCGTCGTCCTCATGGGAGTCGCAGCACTCGCCGAGATCTCCGAGACCCTCATCGAACACGGCATGGACCCGGCGACTCCGGCCGCCTGCATCGCCGACGGCGCCATGCCGAGCCAGCGGTCGGCGCGGGCGACGCTCGCGGACATCGCCGCAGTCGCTGACGCGCAGGACCTCACTCCCCCGGCAATCACCGTGATCGGGCCCGTCGTGTCCGCCCTCGAGGTCTGAGTTCCTTTGCAGGACATCGTTGCTGGACTCAGGTTGGCTGTCGGGACGCTCACCATCGTCCCGGTCGGTGTGATCGCTGCACCCACCCGGGGACACGCGCGCTGGGCCATGGTGCTGAGTCCCGTGGCCGCGTTGCCGGTCGCAGTTGCGGTCTCGGCGGTCGTGGCCCTTGGACACCTGGCCACTCTCCCAGCCCTGCTCACCGCCACCCTCGCGGTAGCTGTCATCGCCGCAGCAACACGCGCCATGCACCTCGATGGCCTCGCCGACACGGTCGATGGTTTCGGTGCTGGCTGGACCCGTGAGCGCGCCCTCGAGGTCATGCGCAAGGGCGACGTCGGGCCCATGGGTGTGGCCGCACTCGTCCTGGTGCTCGTCACCCAGATGGCTGCCCTCACCGCGATCGTCGACCGCCCCCAGGGGTGGCTGCTCGCCGGCGCCGCCGTGGTCGCTTCGCGCGCGTCCACCCTGCTCACCTGCCGACGGGGTATGCCGTCCGCTCGCCCGACCGGCCTTGGCGCCGTTGTCGCTGGCTCGGTTCCGAACGCGGCGGTCGCGGTCGGTGGGGTTCTCATGGCGGCTCTCATGGGACTGGTCGCCGGCTCTGCGGGACTCTCGCCGTGGGCTGGTGTCGTGGCCGTGGCCGTGGCGGCCTTTGCGGTCATGCTCCTGCTGCGCACCTGCCGCAGGGTCTTCGGTGGGGTGACGGGTGACGTCATGGGTGCCGCCATCGAGGTCGCACTGGTTGTACTGCTCCTCGTGCTCAGTTCTGGGAGGTGGTGACATGCGGACCCTTGTGACCGGTGGCGTGCGATCAGGCAAGTCCACGATCGCGGAGAACCTCGTGACAGAGGCTGCGGCGCTGCTCGCGGGCGATGCGCCGGTCACCTATGTCGCGACGGGACCATCGGCCGATGACCCCGACTGGGCCGATCGGATTGCGACGCACAGGGGCCGTCGACCCGACTCATGGAGGACGGTCGAGACGACAGACCTTGCCTCAGCTCTCGATTCCCTCACCGGTCCGGGCCTGATCGACTGCCTCGGCACCTGGCTCACCGCAGTGCTCGACGAACTCGACGTCTGGGAAGTGCCCCGTGACGACTGGCGGCCGGCTCTTCATGCACGCACGGCAGCCGTCGTTGCCGCGTGGTCTCGGTGCCCGCACGACATGGTCGCCGTGACGAACGAGGTCGGCTGGGGTGTGGTGTCCGAGCACCGATCGGGCCGCATCTTCGCCGACGAACTCGGCCTCCTCAACCAGGACATTGCCCGGAAGAGCGACAGCGTCCTGCTGGTCGTTGCCGGCCGTATCCTCCCGCTCCGAGAACCATGACGTTCCCAAGCACGACGCACACCGCAGTTCGTGCGCGACACGCGGGGGTTCGACTGGATCCGGTGACTCTCGGGCTGGTCCTCGGGTTCCTCGCCGATCAGACCTTCGGCGATCCGCGACGCGGCCACCCTGTTGCAGGATTCGGCCAACTCGCCTCCCTTGCCGAGAAGCAGCTTCATGCGCCGAGCCGGACCCGTGGCGCCGTCGCCGTGGTCGCGCTCGTGACGAGCACGGCCGGACTCGGCCTCCTGGAGCGTCGCCTCCCCACCCCCGCCCGGGCTGTCCTCGCCGCAGCCACCACGTGGGCCGTCCTCGGGGGCCGCTCGCTGGCCCGCGAGGGCGAAGCCATCTCCGCGCTCCTCGAGGGTGACGACGTCGCCGGGGCGCGCCTGCGCATCCGCAACCTGGTCGGGCGTGACCCCGGCAGCCTTGACGCCAACGGCATCGCCCGCGCCTGCGTCGAGAGCATCGCCGAGAACTCCGCCGACGCCGTCGTCGCTCCCCTCTTCTTGGGGGCTGTCGCCGGAGTGCCTGGACTCCTCGGCTACCGCGCCATCAACACGCTCGACGCGATGTGGGGTCACCGCAACGAGCGCTACCGCGAGTTCGGGTGGGCAGCAGCACGACTCGACGATGTCGCCAACTGGCTCCCGGCCAGGCTGACGGTTGCCCTCAACGCGGCGCTCGTAAGTGGCACCACCGCCGGGCTGGGTGGCGGGGTGCAGGTCGTCCGAGTCGTGCGCCGCGACGCCCCCGCACACCCGAGCCCCAACGCCGGGCCCGTCGAGGCCTCCTGGGCCGCAGCCCTGGGAGTGCGGCTGGGAGGGACGAACCACTACGACGGCGTTGACGAAGACCGTGGACACCTTGGCGACGGCCCACCGGTGACCGTCGCCGACATCCCCCGGGCCACCCAGCATCTGAGCCGCCTCTCGACCGCCGCGCTCGTGGCCCTCGTCAGCGCTCGGGTGCTCGTGCGGGGACGCCGAACGTCATAGTTCACGGCAAGCGCCCGACGCACGAGCCTCAGGCGACCCTCATCGCGTCGTCCTGCACGAACCAGTCGTCGGGTGGATCGTGGATCCAGCCGCGCCACGGATCTTCGGGCAGGGGCATCTCGTGGATCTCGGCGTCACTCCACCAGTCGTCCGGCTCGGGTTCGGGCGCGAGCCAGCCTTCGCCCAGGATTGGTGGTGCGGTGGCGTCGTGGATCCGACCGGTTGGGGTCTGGATGCGTATGCGATGGGTTCCGGTTCCGTCGAGTCCGGTGGATTCGACGTTCATGTGCCACCCGGGTTCTTCCTTGACCAAGTTGTGGCGTTTGCACAGCCCGCCGGCGTTGGCGCCAGTCGTGGCGCCGCCGTCGTGGACGGCATGGACGTGGTCTGCCTGGACTGCGGGGGCGTCACACCACGGGACGCGGCAGGTCGGGTCGCGCAGTTCGAGGAACCGGCGGAGTCCCCCGTGGAACAGGCGACGCTTGGAGTCGAGGGCGACCAGGTCACGACCTGTGGGGTCGGTGAACAGGCGCCGCAGCCAGAGGCCGCTCTGGGGGTCGCTGTCGTCGGTGTGATCGAGCAAGGCGGCGATGTGGGCACGGGCTTCGGCGCCGGGAATGGGACCCCAACCCGGGATGGTCGCGACGTCATCAGCCGGGGCTTTGCCCCCGAAGGCTGCGGGGAGCAGGACCGTGTCGGTCATGACAAGGCTGACCTCAACCTGTTGCGGCTGACCCTTCGCACGCCCGGAGAGCAACTCCAGGGCACGATCAGCCAGCCACGCACCCTTGCCTCGCGTGTCCGCACGAGCAGCGGCTGCCGCAGCTTCCCACTCATCGGCGGGCAGATCCGGGTCGATGACATTGCGTCGACCTTCCTCACCCAGCAGCGCGACGTGCGCTCCGATGATGTCCTTCATCGGCCCCAGGACCGACAGCCACGCCATCCCGTCCGCAGCTGGTCGCACAGACAGGTGCCGTGACGCGACCGCGCGACGGTTGCGTTCAGCCAACGACTCCGCATCCAACGCCGCACCTGCACGACGCGCAGCCCCAGCCAACGCCTTGTCCCCAAGATTGGCAATCGTCGGTGCCAGCCGGCGGTCGACCTCGGCCCGGTGCTCAACGCTCAGGCACGCCGTCTCACGCACCACGATCATCGCGCGCCGCTCACTGATGTCGCCCCGCTCCAACGCACCCATCGTCAACGGCATCTCACCCACAAGGGCCTTGGCCACCCCAACGTGCTGATCCGCCAACGCCGGCGAACACCGACGAGCCAACGCCAGGTCGGCGCGCACACTGCCCGAGTCCTCACCCAACGCCTCCCGATCCACCACCGCCGCAGCAGTCAACCGGGCCTGCGCAGCAGCCGCCGCACCCTTCAACGCCTCCAGCGCAGACACCACCGCAACCCGCTCCGACTGCGTCAAACCCTCCGGGTTCACGTCCCCGAGCGAGGACACGACGGAGCGGACCTGAACCTCAGGCCCTGCAAGTGTTGGCGTCCCCGTCATACCTCTCATCGTACACCTGTTCGGTAACACTCAAAAGGTTATCCACACGCGAATTCAGTTGCAGCACAACTGAACTGCTCAGGTCCCGCCGTCCGGCGAACATGGTCGCAAAGGCCGCCCCGCCCCACTGCTGGCCGCCACCTCAGAAGTCCATCAGAGACCTCTGACAGGCCACCGTTGGCAGGCGTCAGGACGTGGCTGGAAGGCCGAGCCAGTTGAGCACGCCTTCGACGGAGTCGACCTCCGCGACTCCCGCCGGCACGTACGGGCGGCGGACGACTACGACGGGCACTGCGAGCCCAGCTGCGGCCGTGAGCTTGGCCGCCGTATAAGCGCCACCGGAGTCCTTGGTGATCAGCACGTCGACACCGTGCTCACGCATGATCGCCCGCTCGCCGGCCACGTCGAACGGCCCACGATCAAGGATGACGATCCAGCGCGCGGGGGCCACTTCATCCAATGGCTCGACGACGCGCAGCACAACGTCCCGATCGGTCCAGCCTCCGTAGTGATCCAACGTCTGGCGGCCCGTCGTGATGAACGGGCGCGTCGTCCCCAACTCCTCTGCCCGCTCGCGCGCCTCGTCATAGGTGTCGACCCAGTGCCACGAACCCGCGTCGGGATGACGGCTCCACCCCGGTCGGGCCAGGCGCAGACACGGCACGCCAGCCACCGCGGCCGCAGCACCAGCGTTCGCCGTCATGCGCACGGCAAAGGGATGCGTCGCGTCCACGAGGTGGGTGAAACCGTCGTCGCGGATCGCCGCAACCAAGCCCTCCACCCCGCCGAAGCCGCCGACTGTCACCTCACCAACGGGCATGCGGGGTTTCGACACCCGACCTGCCAGCGACGACACGACGTCGACACGAGCACACGTGAGCGCAAGAGCCAGCTCGCGAGCCTCAGCAGTGCCGCCGAGTAGCAGCACCCGCTTCATCGCTCGACTTCACTCACAACCACACCATCGAGGAGCACGACGTCGGCCAGCTCGGCTCCCCCGTCGACCCGCAGCGCGTTGGCCTCGTCGGACCGCAACACCCACTCGGTTGCGTCCGTCACTTCACGACCGGTCTCGACGTGGCGCGTGACGAGTCGTTCCACCCGAACCTCGCCGTCGAGCGCGCACCACCACACCTCATCGAGCAGCTCCGGCACCGCGACCCAGTCACCCTCACCGAGCAGCAAGTAATTGCCCTCTGTCACAACCAGATTCGCCTCGGCCGGCACGACGAGGGTGTCTGCCACCGGGTCACCCACCACGTGGTCGAAGCTCGGCGCCGTGACGACCAGGCGTGGCAACGCGCGCACGGAAGCCAGCACACCGGCATACGCCACGGTATTGAACGTGTCCGGCGCACCCTTGCGATCTCGCCGACCGAGGGAATCGAGCTCCGAGTTGGTGAGGTGGAAGCCGTCCATCGGGACGTGCGCGATGCGCCCGGACAACGCAGGGTATGCCGCGGCAGCACTGAGCAGTCGCGTTACCAAAGTCGTCTTGCCGGATCCCGGAGGTCCCGCGATCCCGAGGACGGCTCGGCGGGGTGCCACACGGTCGACCACAGAGGCGAGACGCGCGAGCAGGTCCTCGACAGAACGTTGTTCACCAGACACCGAACACCTGCCCACCGATCCGGATTGTGAAGGCCGCGACAACAATGACAAAGACCACTCGAACGAACCCGCTGCCCTTGGCGACGGCGGTGCGGGCACCAACATAGCCGCCAAGGAGGTTGGCGACGGCCATGACCGCGCCCACCTTCCACATGACGTGGCCGCCCGGCGCGAAGACGGTGAGCGCGCCGAGGTTCGTGGCGAAGTTCGCGATCTTGGCCTTGGCACTCGCTTCGAGGAACGCATAGCCCATGAGGCCGACGAGAGCGAAGACCAGGAACGAACCCGTGCCCGGCCCGAGCGCACCGTCATAGACACCGATGACGAACCCCACGAGCATCGCGGTGACGGTGTGCCGCGTCCCGTCCCAGCGAAGGGCCGTCGATGTGCCGAGGGACGGTTTGAACAGCGTGTAGGCACCGACCGCGATAAGCATCACGAGGATGATCGGGTTGAAGGCCGACTTGGGGATGTGCAGGCCGATGAGCGCTCCGCCGATGGCCCCGAAGTAGGCGACGACGGCCATCGGGATGGCAGTGCGCAAATCCGGTTTGACCCGCCGCCAATAGGTCGTCGCACTTGCGGCAGTCCCGGCGATCGACCCGATCTTGTTCGTGGCGAGCACCTGCGCGGGCGTTGCCCCCGGGAACCCCAGGAGCAGGGCGGGGATCTGGATGAGACCGCCCCCGCCGACGACTGCGTCGATCCATCCGGCGACGAACCCCGCAAGGCCCATGAGGGCCAGGGTCGTCAGTTCCGGATCGTTCACCCGCGCCAGCCGTCGACGATGTCGAGGATGTCGAGCAGCTCGTGCGCCACGGCGTCGGGGGTGACGTCCACATCGACCTGCTGGTCGACCGGGATGTCGGAGTGCGGCACCCAGATGGCCCGCATCCCGACCTGCTGAGGGCCCCAGACATCCTCGAACGGACGGTCGCCGACATAGGCCGCGCACTCGGGCTCCACGCCCACTGCTGCGCACGCGGCACGGAACGCGTCGGCGTGCGGCTTCACGACATGGATCTCCGACGAGTAGACGTCACCGTCGAGGAGGTCGAGGACGCCGTCGCGCTCGAAGACCTCACGGTGGTAGTCACGCGACCAAATGGTGTTGGAGAGCACTCCCACGCGAAGGCCCCGCTCCCGCAGGCCTTCCCACAGCGGCCGCACGTTGTCGTCGGTGTGCGTGTGCGGCTCCCAGAACCCCCTGTATGCCGCGAGGGCAAGGTGGTGCCGGTCGTGCGTCGCGTCGATACCTGAGCCCTTGAGGATGGCCTCGAGCGACGCACTGCTGTGGTCGGTGCGTCCCCGCGCCCACGCCCGAGCCTCGGCCTCGTGCAGGCGAATTGCGAGCGAGTCGGCCTCCGCAAGGTCCTCGGGCGGCATCTCACTGTCGTCCATCGGCACGCCGTGGACCTCTCGTGCATAGATCCGCCACTGCTGCGGCAGGTCGACGGTGTGCCAGGGCGTGAGCGTGCCGCCCCAATCGAAGATGACGGCTTCCAGGGGACGGGTACCACTCACGCCTGAACCCCGCGCACCTCGGCCAGCACCTCGTCGATGACGGAGTCGACAGCGACCTCGCGCCGCTCACCGGAGCGGCGGTCCTTGATCTCGATGACACCGTTCTCGAGGGACTTGCCGACGACGACGATCGTGGGGATGCCGATGAGCTCGGAGTCCTTGAACTTCACGCCGGGGCTGACCTTCTCGCGGTCGTCATAGAGGACCGAAACTCCCTGTGCCTCAAGGGAAGCAGTGATCTCGTCGGCCTTGGCGAAGACCTCACCGTCGCGGTCACGGTTCTTGCCCGTGGCGACGACGTGGACGTCAGCAGGTGTGACGGCGCGCGGCCAGCACAGGCCGATGTCGTCGAGGGTGTCCTCGGCGATCGCCGCGACGGCGCGCGAGACACCAACGCCGTAGGAGCCCATCGTCACGGTGACGAGCTTGCCGTTCTCGTCGAGCACCTTGAGGTTGAGCGCCTCGGAGAACTTGCGGCCGAGCTGGAAGATGTGGCCCATCTCGATGCCGCGGGCGGTGTGCAGGACACCGTTGCCGTCAGGGCTCGGGTCGCCGTCACGCACCTCGGCCGCCTGGATGGTGCCATCGGCGGTGAAGTCGCGACCGTGCACCAGATCGAGAACATGCTTTCCAGCCTCGTCGGCGCCGGTCACCCAGGCAGACCCCTCAGCGATCGACGGGTCGAGGACATAGCGGATCTTCGAAGCCTTCTCAGCACCCAACACACCCGGGCCGATGTAGCCCTTGGCCAACTCGGGGTGAGCGGCAAAGTCCTTCTCCTCAAAGGCTTCCACCTCGGCGGGCGACACCTGGGCCTCGAGCCGCTTGGCATCGACCTCGCGGTCACCGGGGACGCCGATGGCGAGCGGCTCACGGGTGCCGTCCGGGTGCACGAGCATGACGATGACGTTCTTGAGGGTGTCCGCCGCCGTCCACGAGCGAC contains the following coding sequences:
- a CDS encoding HAD family hydrolase gives rise to the protein MSGTRPLEAVIFDWGGTLTPWHTVDLPQQWRIYAREVHGVPMDDSEMPPEDLAEADSLAIRLHEAEARAWARGRTDHSSASLEAILKGSGIDATHDRHHLALAAYRGFWEPHTHTDDNVRPLWEGLRERGLRVGVLSNTIWSRDYHREVFERDGVLDLLDGDVYSSEIHVVKPHADAFRAACAAVGVEPECAAYVGDRPFEDVWGPQQVGMRAIWVPHSDIPVDQQVDVDVTPDAVAHELLDILDIVDGWRG
- a CDS encoding nucleoside/nucleotide kinase family protein; the encoded protein is MSGEQRSVEDLLARLASVVDRVAPRRAVLGIAGPPGSGKTTLVTRLLSAAAAYPALSGRIAHVPMDGFHLTNSELDSLGRRDRKGAPDTFNTVAYAGVLASVRALPRLVVTAPSFDHVVGDPVADTLVVPAEANLVVTEGNYLLLGEGDWVAVPELLDEVWWCALDGEVRVERLVTRHVETGREVTDATEWVLRSDEANALRVDGGAELADVVLLDGVVVSEVER
- a CDS encoding proline--tRNA ligase, whose product is MRMSSLFLRTLREDPADAELPGHRLLVRAGYVRRAAPGIYTWLPLGLRVLRKVEAIVREEMEAIGAQELTFPSLLPREPYEATNRWTEYGDNIFRLKDRKGVDYLLGPTHEEMFTLAVKDMYGSYKDLPVSLFQIANKYRDEARPRAGLLRGREFIMKDSYSFDVSDEGLEASYQAHRAAYIKIFDRLGFEYVIVAAMSGAMGGSASEEFLAVSAIGEDTFVRNDAGTYAANVEAVVVPNADAVAPDVVASTPAAHVEDTPDTPTIETLVASLNANHARSDGRSWTAADTLKNVIVMLVHPDGTREPLAIGVPGDREVDAKRLEAQVSPAEVEAFEEKDFAAHPELAKGYIGPGVLGAEKASKIRYVLDPSIAEGSAWVTGADEAGKHVLDLVHGRDFTADGTIQAAEVRDGDPSPDGNGVLHTARGIEMGHIFQLGRKFSEALNLKVLDENGKLVTVTMGSYGVGVSRAVAAIAEDTLDDIGLCWPRAVTPADVHVVATGKNRDRDGEVFAKADEITASLEAQGVSVLYDDREKVSPGVKFKDSELIGIPTIVVVGKSLENGVIEIKDRRSGERREVAVDSVIDEVLAEVRGVQA
- a CDS encoding TSUP family transporter, translating into MNDPELTTLALMGLAGFVAGWIDAVVGGGGLIQIPALLLGFPGATPAQVLATNKIGSIAGTAASATTYWRRVKPDLRTAIPMAVVAYFGAIGGALIGLHIPKSAFNPIILVMLIAVGAYTLFKPSLGTSTALRWDGTRHTVTAMLVGFVIGVYDGALGPGTGSFLVFALVGLMGYAFLEASAKAKIANFATNLGALTVFAPGGHVMWKVGAVMAVANLLGGYVGARTAVAKGSGFVRVVFVIVVAAFTIRIGGQVFGVW